A genomic window from Streptomyces sp. 846.5 includes:
- a CDS encoding single-stranded DNA-binding protein, whose translation MNSTLVTVVGHVASEVRYATTASGVPVASFRLAATDRRFDKQREIWVDGDTSFYTVWSWRWLAENVLASVGRGDPLLVTGRMRVREWDNGEGKPRGYAAEIEATAMGHDLSRGTSAFRRTVRARPELVAKASTRTTEPTEDSPGSGPAADPRLQAPAPPTAAPVLVGAAPPADGERGV comes from the coding sequence ATGAACAGCACTTTGGTGACGGTCGTGGGCCACGTGGCCTCGGAGGTGCGGTACGCGACCACGGCGAGCGGGGTTCCGGTGGCGAGCTTCCGGCTGGCGGCCACGGACCGGCGGTTCGACAAGCAGCGGGAGATCTGGGTGGACGGGGACACCAGCTTCTACACGGTCTGGTCCTGGAGATGGCTGGCAGAGAACGTGCTGGCCTCGGTGGGCCGGGGTGATCCGCTGCTGGTGACCGGAAGAATGCGGGTCCGGGAGTGGGACAACGGAGAGGGGAAGCCGCGGGGGTACGCCGCCGAGATCGAGGCCACGGCGATGGGCCACGACCTCTCCCGGGGCACCTCGGCGTTCCGACGCACCGTGCGCGCACGGCCCGAACTGGTGGCCAAGGCCTCGACGCGGACCACGGAGCCGACCGAGGACTCCCCCGGCAGTGGACCCGCGGCCGACCCGCGACTGCAGGCCCCCGCCCCGCCGACCGCTGCTCCGGTACTGGTCGGGGCCGCTCCGCCGGCGGACGGTGAGCGGGGAGTGTGA
- a CDS encoding MerR family transcriptional regulator, producing the protein MARASGLTVSALRFYDGAGVLLPVQVDPVSGYRWYGPEQRAEARLLARLRRVGVPLADLRLILAGWAGEDTALVGKLLDAHLLRLQNGLDDARRELSAVRDLLALREHHMSDTGSTGNTAPVRLALDAQALAAAVDAVRFAVSTDPELPMLGGVCFDVDPEERALRLVATDRYRLALAQVPLADGTSPAAKQVLVPAALVDAARALLGSGGEAVLTLDQDRISLEAGGSQAGGAVLDHDFPDYRRLTRLSPGRRVPVDVPALRAALATADVHSRRREQDGRDFDIAVLGVSPEGALTVVNRQDRPAEHLAVNREFLLAALAAGARDQLVLELGGPVAPLAVRLPDGAEAGCFSLLMPVRLDDE; encoded by the coding sequence ATGGCCCGGGCCAGCGGACTGACCGTCAGCGCCCTGCGGTTCTACGACGGAGCGGGAGTCCTCCTCCCGGTCCAGGTGGATCCCGTCAGCGGCTATCGGTGGTACGGGCCCGAGCAGCGCGCCGAGGCCCGGCTGCTGGCCCGGCTGCGCCGGGTCGGCGTGCCGCTTGCCGACCTGCGGCTCATCCTCGCCGGATGGGCCGGCGAGGACACCGCCCTGGTCGGCAAGCTGCTGGACGCACATCTGCTGCGTCTGCAGAACGGCCTGGACGACGCCCGCCGTGAACTCTCCGCAGTCCGAGACCTACTCGCTCTGAGGGAGCATCACATGTCCGACACCGGAAGCACCGGCAACACCGCCCCCGTACGCCTGGCACTGGACGCCCAAGCGCTCGCCGCCGCCGTGGACGCCGTCCGCTTCGCCGTGAGCACCGATCCGGAGCTGCCCATGCTCGGCGGGGTCTGCTTCGACGTCGACCCGGAGGAGCGGGCCCTGCGCCTGGTGGCCACCGACCGCTACCGACTCGCCCTGGCCCAGGTCCCCCTTGCGGACGGTACGTCCCCGGCGGCGAAGCAGGTCCTTGTCCCGGCCGCCCTCGTCGACGCAGCCCGCGCCCTGCTCGGGTCCGGGGGCGAGGCCGTGCTGACCCTCGACCAGGACCGGATCTCCCTGGAGGCGGGTGGCAGCCAGGCCGGCGGTGCGGTTCTGGACCACGACTTCCCCGACTACCGCAGGCTCACCCGGCTGTCGCCCGGCCGCAGGGTCCCAGTGGACGTGCCCGCCCTGCGCGCGGCGCTGGCCACGGCCGACGTCCACAGCCGTCGGCGCGAGCAGGACGGCAGGGACTTCGACATCGCCGTCCTCGGCGTCTCGCCGGAGGGCGCCCTCACCGTCGTGAACCGGCAGGACCGGCCCGCCGAGCACCTCGCCGTCAACCGCGAGTTCCTGCTGGCCGCCCTCGCCGCCGGCGCCCGCGACCAGCTGGTCCTGGAACTGGGCGGACCGGTCGCCCCGCTCGCGGTCCGGCTCCCCGATGGCGCCGAAGCAGGCTGCTTCTCCCTGCTGATGCCGGTGCGCCTCGACGACGAGTGA
- the ettA gene encoding energy-dependent translational throttle protein EttA — MAEYIYTMRKARKAHGDKVILDDVTLSFLPGAKIGVVGPNGAGKSTVLKIMAGLEQPSNGDAFLSPGYSVGMLLQEPPLDESKTVLENVEDGVREIKGKLDRFNEIAELMATDYSDALLEEMGTLQEELDHANAWDLDAQLEQAMDALGCPPGDWPVNNLSGGEKRRVALCKLLLEAPDLLLLDEPTNHLDAESVQWLEQHLEKYAGTVVAVTHDRYFLDNVAQWILELDRGRAFPYEGNYSTYLETKSTRLKVEGQKDAKRAKRLKEELEWVRSNAKGRQAKSKARLARYEEMAAEADKMRKLDFEEIQIPPGPRLGSVVVEVNNLSKSFGDKMLVDDLSFTLPRNGIVGIIGPNGAGKTTLFKMLLGLEQPDSGTVRIGDTVKVSYVDQSRANIDPKKTLWAVVSDELDYINVGQVEMPSRAYVSAFGFKGPDQQKPAGILSGGERNRLNLALTLKVGGNLLLLDEPTNDLDVETLGSLENALLEFPGCAVVISHDRWFLDRVATHILAYEGDSKWYWFEGNFESYEKNKIDRLGADAARPHRATYKKLTRG; from the coding sequence TTGGCTGAGTACATCTACACCATGCGCAAGGCACGGAAGGCTCACGGCGACAAGGTCATCCTTGACGACGTGACGCTCAGCTTCCTGCCTGGCGCGAAGATCGGCGTCGTGGGCCCCAACGGCGCGGGCAAGTCCACCGTGCTGAAGATCATGGCCGGACTGGAGCAGCCGTCCAACGGCGACGCCTTCCTCTCCCCCGGCTACAGCGTCGGCATGCTGCTGCAGGAGCCCCCGCTGGACGAGAGCAAGACCGTCCTGGAGAACGTCGAGGACGGAGTCCGCGAGATCAAGGGGAAGCTCGACCGCTTCAACGAGATCGCCGAGCTGATGGCGACCGACTACTCGGACGCGCTGCTCGAAGAGATGGGCACCCTCCAGGAGGAGCTCGACCACGCCAACGCCTGGGATCTGGACGCCCAGCTGGAGCAGGCCATGGACGCCCTGGGCTGCCCCCCCGGCGACTGGCCGGTGAACAACCTCTCCGGTGGCGAGAAGCGCCGCGTCGCGCTCTGCAAACTGCTGCTGGAGGCCCCCGACCTGCTGCTGCTCGACGAGCCCACCAACCACCTGGACGCCGAGTCGGTCCAGTGGCTGGAGCAGCACCTGGAGAAGTACGCCGGCACCGTCGTCGCCGTCACCCACGACCGGTACTTCCTCGACAACGTCGCCCAGTGGATCCTGGAACTGGACCGCGGCCGTGCCTTCCCCTACGAGGGCAACTACTCCACCTATCTGGAGACCAAGTCGACCCGTCTCAAGGTCGAGGGCCAGAAGGACGCGAAGCGCGCCAAGCGCCTCAAGGAGGAGCTGGAGTGGGTCCGCTCCAACGCCAAGGGCCGTCAGGCCAAGTCCAAGGCCCGTCTCGCCCGCTACGAGGAGATGGCAGCCGAGGCCGACAAGATGCGGAAGCTGGACTTCGAGGAGATCCAGATCCCGCCGGGCCCGCGTCTGGGCAGCGTCGTGGTGGAGGTCAACAACCTCTCCAAGTCGTTCGGCGACAAGATGCTCGTCGACGACCTGAGCTTCACCCTGCCCCGCAACGGCATCGTCGGCATCATCGGTCCCAACGGCGCCGGCAAGACCACGCTGTTCAAGATGCTGCTCGGCCTGGAGCAGCCCGACTCCGGCACGGTCCGCATCGGTGACACCGTCAAGGTCTCCTACGTCGACCAGAGCCGCGCCAACATCGACCCCAAGAAGACGCTGTGGGCCGTCGTCTCCGACGAGCTGGACTACATCAACGTCGGCCAGGTCGAGATGCCGTCCCGCGCCTATGTCTCGGCGTTCGGCTTCAAGGGCCCGGACCAGCAGAAGCCCGCGGGCATCCTCTCCGGCGGTGAGCGCAACCGGCTCAACCTGGCGCTTACCCTGAAGGTGGGCGGGAACCTGCTGCTGCTCGACGAGCCCACCAACGACCTGGACGTGGAGACCCTCGGCTCGCTGGAGAACGCGCTGCTGGAGTTCCCCGGCTGCGCCGTGGTCATCTCCCACGACCGGTGGTTCCTGGACAGGGTCGCCACCCACATCCTCGCCTACGAGGGCGACTCCAAGTGGTACTGGTTCGAGGGCAACTTCGAGTCCTACGAGAAGAACAAGATCGATCGCCTGGGCGCCGACGCGGCCCGCCCGCACCGCGCCACCTACAAGAAGCTCACCCGCGGCTGA
- a CDS encoding thioesterase family protein has translation MPRHIYACPLRWSDMDAFGHVNNVVFLRYLEEARIDFTFTNAGEVGEKAFSEGSVVARHEVDYLRPLVYRPEPVTIETWLTKLGNASFTVAYEIKDEETVYVRASTIVVPYDLAAARPRRLTPGERAFLFDYLETAAVAA, from the coding sequence GTGCCTCGCCACATATACGCCTGCCCGTTGCGCTGGTCCGACATGGACGCGTTCGGGCATGTCAACAACGTGGTCTTTCTGCGCTACCTGGAGGAGGCGCGGATCGACTTCACCTTCACCAACGCAGGAGAGGTGGGCGAGAAGGCGTTCTCCGAGGGTTCCGTGGTGGCACGGCACGAGGTCGACTACCTGCGTCCGCTGGTGTACCGGCCGGAGCCGGTCACCATCGAGACCTGGCTGACCAAGCTCGGCAACGCCTCCTTCACGGTCGCCTACGAGATCAAGGACGAGGAGACCGTCTATGTCCGGGCCTCCACGATCGTGGTCCCCTACGACCTGGCGGCGGCCCGCCCGCGCCGGCTCACCCCCGGCGAGCGCGCCTTCCTCTTCGACTACCTGGAAACCGCAGCGGTAGCCGCGTGA
- a CDS encoding bifunctional 3'-5' exonuclease/DNA polymerase produces MAAQRVAVTAEPDGPGGRMQPLDESGTPLGGPVRVPDLAAAMAEREAAESPRWVWAATDEVYGRLLPRLPESRLPGGRLARCHDVKLVEPLLLGQEDRYGQPRSLGAAWARLHGLPVPADLPEGAVGSDGDQDSLFAPDRSRLPPGTDPLQALVAVHAEQQRRIAASADPGRIRLLCAAESAGGLVAAEMGFDGLPWSARVHDDLLYDLLGPRPRGGAQPAKLAALAQDLHEALGGQKLFGGRPFNPDSPGQVLRAFAEQGVSLTSTRNWVLRELDHPAAPLLLRYKELSRIHAAHGWAWREAWVRDGRFRPEYVVGGVVSGRWASRGGGALQIPRILRGAVVADPGWRLVVADAGQLEPRVLAAMSNDPGMIRAGAAGDLYAGLAAEAFKGDRARAKLGLLGAMYGQTTGETGQLVAVLRRRFPQAMGLVESAARTGEAGGVVRSQLGRVCPPPSADWLDHTAGAFTTDEGNLDGTGTGPGGGSAARDARSRGRFTRNFVIQASAADWALALIAGLRRRLAAIPVDVPGDHPRLVFFQHDEVIVHTPAQLADAVREAVAEAGEEARHLVFGATPVHFPLDTHVAVSYLEAKGGSDDDPDDED; encoded by the coding sequence GTGGCGGCGCAGCGGGTCGCGGTGACGGCGGAGCCGGACGGCCCCGGCGGGCGGATGCAGCCGCTGGACGAGAGCGGGACCCCGCTGGGCGGCCCGGTGCGGGTGCCGGACCTCGCCGCCGCGATGGCCGAGCGGGAGGCTGCCGAGTCCCCGCGCTGGGTGTGGGCCGCGACGGACGAGGTGTACGGGCGGCTGCTCCCCCGGCTGCCGGAGAGCCGGCTTCCCGGGGGCCGGCTCGCCCGCTGCCATGACGTGAAACTGGTCGAGCCGCTGCTGCTCGGCCAGGAGGACCGCTACGGGCAGCCGCGCTCCCTCGGCGCGGCCTGGGCCCGGCTGCACGGTCTGCCGGTGCCGGCCGACCTGCCGGAAGGTGCGGTCGGCTCCGACGGCGACCAGGACTCGCTGTTCGCCCCGGACCGCAGTCGGCTGCCCCCGGGCACCGACCCGCTGCAGGCCCTGGTCGCGGTGCACGCCGAGCAGCAGCGCCGGATCGCCGCGAGCGCCGACCCGGGCCGCATCCGGCTGCTCTGCGCCGCCGAGTCCGCAGGCGGCCTGGTCGCGGCCGAGATGGGCTTCGACGGTCTGCCGTGGAGTGCCCGGGTCCATGACGACCTGCTGTACGACCTGCTGGGTCCGCGTCCGCGCGGCGGCGCCCAGCCGGCCAAGCTGGCGGCGCTGGCCCAGGACCTCCATGAGGCCCTGGGCGGGCAGAAGCTGTTCGGCGGCAGGCCCTTCAACCCGGACTCGCCCGGCCAGGTGCTGCGGGCCTTCGCCGAGCAGGGCGTCAGCCTGACCTCCACCCGCAACTGGGTGCTGCGCGAGCTGGACCACCCGGCCGCGCCGCTGCTGCTGCGCTACAAGGAGCTGTCCAGGATCCATGCCGCGCACGGCTGGGCCTGGCGCGAGGCCTGGGTCCGCGACGGCCGGTTCCGCCCCGAGTACGTGGTCGGCGGCGTGGTGTCGGGCCGCTGGGCCAGCCGGGGCGGCGGGGCGCTGCAGATCCCGCGCATCCTGCGCGGCGCCGTGGTCGCCGACCCCGGCTGGCGGCTGGTGGTGGCGGACGCCGGGCAGTTGGAGCCACGGGTGCTGGCGGCCATGTCCAACGACCCCGGCATGATCCGCGCCGGCGCCGCCGGGGACCTCTACGCGGGGCTCGCGGCCGAGGCGTTCAAGGGCGACCGGGCCCGTGCCAAGCTGGGCCTGCTGGGCGCGATGTACGGGCAGACCACCGGGGAGACCGGTCAGCTGGTAGCGGTGCTGCGGCGACGCTTCCCGCAGGCCATGGGCCTGGTGGAGTCGGCGGCGCGAACCGGCGAGGCGGGCGGGGTGGTCCGCTCCCAGCTGGGCCGGGTCTGCCCGCCGCCCTCGGCCGACTGGCTGGACCACACCGCGGGCGCCTTCACCACCGACGAGGGCAACCTCGACGGAACAGGAACAGGCCCCGGCGGCGGAAGCGCCGCGCGTGACGCCCGTTCACGCGGGCGCTTCACCCGCAACTTCGTGATCCAGGCCAGCGCCGCCGACTGGGCCCTGGCCCTGATCGCCGGCCTGCGCCGCCGCCTCGCGGCGATCCCGGTGGACGTCCCGGGCGACCATCCGCGGCTGGTCTTCTTCCAGCACGACGAGGTGATCGTGCACACCCCGGCGCAGCTCGCCGACGCCGTGCGCGAAGCTGTGGCCGAGGCCGGGGAGGAGGCCCGCCATCTGGTGTTCGGCGCGACCCCGGTGCACTTCCCGCTGGACACCCATGTGGCCGTCAGCTACCTGGAGGCCAAGGGCGGCAGCGACGACGACCCGGACGACGAGGACTGA